The proteins below are encoded in one region of Centropristis striata isolate RG_2023a ecotype Rhode Island chromosome 12, C.striata_1.0, whole genome shotgun sequence:
- the spry1 gene encoding protein sprouty homolog 1, with protein sequence MELQSQHGPGGSLVVIQQPSLESRQRSDYERELQHAAILSLDQIKAIRSNNEYTEGPSVVRRPPAPRMVPRPQDKQERTHEVILVNVNNNYEHRPSGHHHHVGGGVVVVAGGQQYGGSRAPGLSRSTSTGSAASSGSNSSASSEQGLLARSPPTRLGMSLQHHHRAERPVRTQPKPKALSQPQQGPHFHQPPLEAPLKPQGKGKSDFSGSGNGVVAAAGHQFICERCGKCKCSDCTAPRSLPSCLACNGQCLCSAESALEHGTCMCLVKGIFYHCSNDDEGDSCADHPCSLSRSHCCSRFLCMGLMSVLFPCLLCYPPVKGCLKACQGCYDRVNRPGCRCKNSNTVYCKLESWAPQTQEKPS encoded by the coding sequence ATGGAGCTCCAAAGTCAACATGGCCCCGGCGGTTCATTAGTGGTGATCCAGCAGCCTTCCCTAGAGAGCCGGCAGAGGTCGGATTACGAGCGGGAGCTTCAGCATGCCGCCATTCTCTCCCTGGATCAAATCAAGGCCATCCGCTCCAACAACGAGTATACCGAGGGGCCCTCGGTGGTACGGAGGCCCCCTGCACCCCGCATGGTCCCCAGACCCCAGGACAAGCAGGAGAGGACTCACGAGGTCATCCTCGTCAATGTGAACAACAATTATGAGCACCGGCCATCAGGTCACCACCATCACGTCGGGGGCGGCGTGGTGGTTGTGGCAGGGGGACAGCAGTATGGCGGGTCCCGGGCGCCCGGGCTCAGCCGCTCCACTAGCACAGGAAGTGCCGCCAGTTCAGGGAGCAACAGCAGCGCCTCCTCTGAACAGGGACTCTTGGCACGCTCGCCCCCCACCAGGCTCGGCATGAGCTTGCAGCACCACCACAGAGCAGAGCGGCCAGTTCGGACTCAGCCCAAGCCCAAGGCCCTTTCACAGCCCCAGCAGGGACCTCACTTCCATCAGCCTCCGCTAGAGGCTCCACTCAAGCCCCAGGGCAAAGGGAAATCAGACTTTTCTGGCTCTGGCAACGGGGTGGTGGCTGCTGCTGGGCACCAGTTCATCTGTGAGCGCTGTGGGAAATGCAAGTGCAGTGACTGTACGGCTCCCAGGAGCCTGCCTTCATGTCTGGCGTGCAATGGCCAGTGCCTCTGCTCAGCTGAGAGCGCGCTGGAGCACGGCACGTGCATGTGCCTGGTTAAGGGCATCTTCTACCACTGCTCCAATGACGATGAGGGGGACTCATGTGCTGACCACCCCTGCTCGCTGTCACGCTCCCACTGCTGCTCTCGTTTCCTGTGCATGGGATTAATGTCGGTACTCTTCCCCTGTCTGCTATGCTACCCACCTGTCAAGGGGTGTCTGAAGGCGTGCCAGGGCTGCTACGACCGGGTGAACAGGCCTGGCTGTCGCTGCAAAAACTCCAACACTGTCTATTGCAAACTGGAGAGCTGGGCCCCACAGACCCAGGAAAAACCTTCCTGA